Proteins encoded within one genomic window of Pristis pectinata isolate sPriPec2 chromosome 5, sPriPec2.1.pri, whole genome shotgun sequence:
- the c1ql3a gene encoding complement C1q-like protein 3 produces the protein MVLLLVILIPVLVNSAGTSAHYEMLGTCRMVCDPYDTKATTAAAETVRDHSVMPLPTFIQGPKGEPGRSGKAGPRGPPGEPGPPGSIGPPGGKGEPGRPGLPGLPGPPGPNAGAISAATYSTVPKIAFYAGLKRPHEGYEMLKFDDVVTNLGNHYDPTTGKFTCSIPGIYFFTYHVLMRGGDGTSMWADLCKNGQVRASAIAQDADQNYDYASNSVVLHLDAGDEVYIKLDGGKAHGGNNNKYSTFSGFIVYAD, from the exons ATGGTCCTTCTGCTGGTGATCTTGATCCCGGTGCTGGTGAACTCGGCCGGTACCTCCGCCCACTACGAGATGCTGGGCACCTGCAGGATGGTCTGCGACCCTTACGACACGAAAGCCACCACGGCGGCAGCGGAGACGGTGAGGGATCACAGTGTAATGCCCTTACCCACTTTCATCCAAGGACCCAAAGGGGAACCGGGGAGATCGGGGAAGGCCGGACCCAGGGGTCCACCCGGCGAACCAGGACCGCCGGGCTCTATCGGGCCACCGGGAGGAAAGGGCGAGCCGGGCAGACCGGGACTCCCCGGTTTACCGGGACCTCCCGGGCCAAACGCCGGAGCCATCAGCGCTGCTACCTACAGCACAGTGCCGAAGATCGCCTTCTACGCCGGCCTCAAGCGACCACACGAGGGTTACGAGATGCTCAAGTTCGACGATGTGGTCACCAATCTCGGGAACCACTACGACCCGACCACCGGCAAGTTCACCTGCTCCATCCCGGGGATCTACTTCTTCACTTACCACGTCTTGATGAGAGGCGGCGACGGTACCAGCATGTGGGCAGATCTGTGTAAAAACGGCCAG GTTCGAGCCAGCGCTATTGCCCAGGACGCCGACCAGAACTACGACTATGCGAGTAACAGCGTGGTGCTGCACTTGGATGCAGGGGATGAAGTTTATATTAAACTGGATGGTGGCAAGGCCCACGGCGGCAACAACAATAAGTATAGCACCTTCTCTGGATTTATAGTCTACGCCGACTGA